The following proteins come from a genomic window of Deltaproteobacteria bacterium:
- a CDS encoding TonB-dependent receptor produces the protein MLRPETAWEYETGIIQSFKPLTLRGTFYFYDISDFMNDSGIMAPGTGLGSDCLYNIPSVKLYGVELEAALDFSKRFRGMVSYSYQAFDATDSPFQKGWSYYLPLLYPKHKIKAMGRARLWEDGWLQANLRFVSDRSVQKQEYGRLKAYATLDLGFEQKFRFWQQELTLNAFANNLTGKRYQEIHGYYMPRQTYGFTIGTKF, from the coding sequence GTGTTGCGACCGGAAACGGCGTGGGAATATGAAACCGGCATCATCCAGAGCTTTAAACCTCTCACCCTGAGGGGCACCTTCTACTTTTATGACATCTCGGATTTTATGAACGACAGCGGCATTATGGCGCCAGGCACTGGCCTGGGCAGCGACTGCCTATATAACATCCCTAGCGTCAAATTATACGGGGTGGAATTGGAGGCGGCGCTGGATTTCAGCAAACGCTTCCGGGGCATGGTCTCCTACAGCTATCAGGCATTCGACGCCACTGATTCCCCCTTCCAAAAGGGCTGGAGCTATTATCTACCACTATTGTATCCGAAACACAAAATCAAGGCGATGGGGCGGGCGCGACTCTGGGAAGACGGCTGGCTGCAGGCCAACCTGCGCTTTGTCAGCGACCGCAGCGTCCAGAAACAAGAATATGGCCGGCTGAAAGCCTACGCCACCCTGGATTTAGGCTTCGAGCAGAAGTTTCGCTTCTGGCAGCAGGAACTGACCCTGAACGCCTTTGCGAACAACCTGACGGGCAAACGCTATCAGGAAATCCATGGTTACTATATGCCTCGGCAGACATACGGGTTCACCATCGGCACCAAATTTTAA